A segment of the Candidatus Doudnabacteria bacterium genome:
AATGAAATTTTGTCGCAACTCAAGATCCAGATGCGAGGTTACGCCAGATCAAGAATGTTTGAAAAAGCCGCAAAGGTCCGCGACCAGATATTTGCTTTAAATCGCGTTCTGGAACGCCAGAAACTGGTTTATCCAGCCAAGATCGATCAGGATATCTTTTCGCTTTATCAGGATGGAGTGGCCAGCGTCAATTTATTCGTCATCCGCGAAGGCAAGCTTATCCAAAAAGAAAATTTCATTCTGGAAAACACCAAACAGTTGCCGGCGAAAGAAATTTTGGAACAATTTTTACCCAAATATTATCTGGATGCGTCCAATCTGCCGAAAGAGATATTATTGCCGGTAAAGATCAATGAAACAGAGTTGCAGCCGGCTTTTACTGCGCGAAGATTTCCAAAAATCCTCGTTCCGTCGCGCGGACCCAAAGAAAGACTGATCAAACTCGGTGCAGAAAATGCCCGGCAATATCTGGAGAGCACGTCTGATAAAAAACTGCTGGAAGAAGCGCGCCTGCTAAGCTCGCTTAAGGAATTGCAGCGCGTGCTGGATCTGCCGGAACTGCCGGCAAGGATCGAAGCTTACGATATTTCAAACATCCAGGGCACTAATCCCGTCGGCTCCATGATCGTATTTGATTTCGGAAAGCGGAAAAAAGATGATTACCGGAAATTCAAGATTAACAAAAAACAAACTCCGGATGATTTCGCCATGATGCGCGAAATGCTGGAGCGCAGATTTAAAAATGAGTGGCCAAAACCGAACCTTATCCTCATTGACGGCGGCAAAGGCCAGCTTAATGCAGCGCTTTCGGTGCTGCATGATCCAAACTACAAACTACAAATCCCGATCATTGGCCTGGCCAAACGTCTGGAAGAAATTTTTCTGCCGGGCCGAAAAAATCCTATTGTACTTCCGAACAATTCCATCGCCTTATTTCTGCTCCAAAGGATCCGCGACGAGGCTCACCGGTTCGCAGTCAGGTATCACCGGCACCTTCGGTCCCGCGGCTCGCTGTCTTCAGTTTTGGATGAGATCAGCGGCATCGGCCCGGCCAAAAAGAAAAAACTATTGCAAAAATTCGGCTCCGCCGGCCATGTCAGGCAGGCCAGCATCACGGATATCGCCGTAGTCGTGGGCACGAAACTGGCGGAAAAATTAAAAGCCAGTCTTTGACACCGGACGCATTTTCTGGCAATATACTTGGGCAATTCTTTTGGCCTTTGACTTTTAACTTTTGACTTATTTTATGCATATGTCCAAAAACATTTTGATCTTTACCCTTATCGCCGTTGACGTGCTGCTGATCATCAGCATCCTGCTGCAGCAGCGCGAAGGCGGGTTGTCCACTGTGTTTGGCGGTGAAGGCAATGTCTACCGTTCCAAACGCGGCATCGCGTTGGGCCTCCATTACTTTACTATTGTCCTGGTCGTCGTGTTTGTGGCTCTGTCCGCTCTCATCGTCTTCCTGAAATAGATCCCCACACCAAACGAAACGACATGATTATGTATATTCAACTATTGTTTAATTCAAAAAAAATAATTTTATCTCCTGCATATTTATCCGTTATGGTGTGGGGATAAAATGAGCAATCTTTGGTTGCAATTCAAAACTTTTTTTAAGAATTTGTGGGTCGGCACAAAGTCAATCCGAGGGCTTAAACGCCATCAGATCCCCCACATCCTGGAAAATTTTTCAAAAAAAGAAGTCTATACTCTCATCGCGGCCCTGCTGATATTTGTCCTGTCAGGAGGATTTTTGATTATTCAGGGCTTCCAGGATCACAGTATGGGCCCGCATTACGGCGGAGAGCTGACCGAAGGGCTTGTGGGCGAGCCTCAATTCATTAACCCTGTTCTTTCGGAAACTTCAGGAGTAGATATGGATCTGACCAAGTTGGTCTATGCGCAACTTTTGAAATTTGACGACCAGGAAAAGCTCGCTCCTGATCTGGCGGAAAGTCTTCCTGATGTTTCCAAAGATCAGAAAACTTATACGCTTAAGCTCAAACCCGGCTTGAAATGGCAGGACGGCCAGGCGATTACGGCGGATGACGTGCTGTTCACGATCCAAACCATCCAAAACACCGAATACCAGTCGCCGCTGCGCCCCAACTGGGCCAGGGTCAAGGTCACAAAAATAGATGACCTGACCTTAACTTTCGTGCTGCGCGAGGTTTCCGCTTCTTTTGCCACCAACTTCACTCTGGGGATTTTGCCCAAGCATATCTGGGAACCTATCCCGGCTCAAAATTTCCAGCTGACCGACGACAATCTCAAACCGGTCGGCTCCGGCCCTTTTACCGTCTCGGAGATAAAAAAAACCTCAAACGGCACGATCAAATCCATAACTTTGCGCGCCAACGATCAGTACTATCAAGGATCGCCTTTCCTAAACCAGATCACATTCAAATTTTACGATGACTACGACAGTCTGATCGCAGCTTTCCAAGGCAAGGAGATCCAAAGTTTGGGTATTGTTCCTTTTGATCAAAAAGCCT
Coding sequences within it:
- the uvrC gene encoding excinuclease ABC subunit UvrC, whose amino-acid sequence is MQKLLAEKLNDLPQKPGVYIFKDTHGLVLYVGKAVRLKNRVSSYFKKGTDDGRGPRIQLMISQIKDLDFTVTDNELESLILENNFIKQLKPKYNVMLRDDKNYIFLKINLKDEIPTIDYDRKPTDKNARYFGPYTSSMAIKDTLRLVRKIFPYCANSKVSSKPCFYYHIGKCPGVCFGKISLEEYRENYIKKIIKFLEGRQNEILSQLKIQMRGYARSRMFEKAAKVRDQIFALNRVLERQKLVYPAKIDQDIFSLYQDGVASVNLFVIREGKLIQKENFILENTKQLPAKEILEQFLPKYYLDASNLPKEILLPVKINETELQPAFTARRFPKILVPSRGPKERLIKLGAENARQYLESTSDKKLLEEARLLSSLKELQRVLDLPELPARIEAYDISNIQGTNPVGSMIVFDFGKRKKDDYRKFKINKKQTPDDFAMMREMLERRFKNEWPKPNLILIDGGKGQLNAALSVLHDPNYKLQIPIIGLAKRLEEIFLPGRKNPIVLPNNSIALFLLQRIRDEAHRFAVRYHRHLRSRGSLSSVLDEISGIGPAKKKKLLQKFGSAGHVRQASITDIAVVVGTKLAEKLKASL
- the secG gene encoding preprotein translocase subunit SecG, translating into MSKNILIFTLIAVDVLLIISILLQQREGGLSTVFGGEGNVYRSKRGIALGLHYFTIVLVVVFVALSALIVFLK
- a CDS encoding peptide ABC transporter substrate-binding protein, with amino-acid sequence MSNLWLQFKTFFKNLWVGTKSIRGLKRHQIPHILENFSKKEVYTLIAALLIFVLSGGFLIIQGFQDHSMGPHYGGELTEGLVGEPQFINPVLSETSGVDMDLTKLVYAQLLKFDDQEKLAPDLAESLPDVSKDQKTYTLKLKPGLKWQDGQAITADDVLFTIQTIQNTEYQSPLRPNWARVKVTKIDDLTLTFVLREVSASFATNFTLGILPKHIWEPIPAQNFQLTDDNLKPVGSGPFTVSEIKKTSNGTIKSITLRANDQYYQGSPFLNQITFKFYDDYDSLIAAFQGKEIQSLGIVPFDQKAFLGTSDKTSQYRINLPQYQAVFFNLPKNPILNQKAVRQALWLATDRDAIIKNAYLGNAVPAYGPILEGSLGYNPSIAQSIHTNIDEASAILDKAGWVLDPGTNIRMKNKKPLEFNLATTSNLVINVKAAQILQSQWAKIGAKVDLTIVNSHDLETQYIRPRAFDALLFSENVGADPDPFPFWQSSQAHDPGLNLSGFSDAETDKLLTEARQTSDPAVRTKDYLRFQEIINDQLPAIFLVRSLYIYNVPKNLHGIDLNNIIHPSERFLDVNHWYFGN